A stretch of the Pangasianodon hypophthalmus isolate fPanHyp1 chromosome 28, fPanHyp1.pri, whole genome shotgun sequence genome encodes the following:
- the cfap36 gene encoding cilia- and flagella-associated protein 36 isoform X1 — protein sequence MAEDSEWVVESIAGYLGSPDWLLPLTDFMENKCSVFDDEEENKLSYTEIHQQYKQLVEKLLENYMQEVGISEQQFLDACSSPLAKSKTLQALFQPVLATNDFQMFRSLMVQKNVELQLQALRVIKERNGSLPECLTDGTDVMSELEQQELQILQEVLKRSKEEYEEEIARREHLAQKIGSTSSSPREAPVRNGTDPQAAAHTPTQPITSRSKKEDKVISERSSASTSPKASDNCSTETKSLPEVRVPVKGSAPPPMSREKNANQAAESWLEEARKEAGISKPFQELTVAQQEQLQQRAEYLRQQRDKLQALKKEQKGKSVAVEETPSSSPTPAPTSAPSTQTSASKRLGGSASANGSQPQSAGAAAQKEISIEEKKKLQKRKHLAEKLKEEVIRK from the exons atgGCGGAGGACAGTGAGTGGGTCGTGGAGAGCATCGCCGGCTATCTGGGCAGTCCCGACTGGCTCCTTCCGCTCACTGATTTCATGGAAAACAAATGTTCAG TGTTCGATGATGAGGAGGAAAATAAATTATCGTATACAGAAATCCATCAGCAGTACAAGCAGCTG GTAGAGAAGCTGTTAGAAAACTACATGCAGGAAGTAGGCATTAGTGAACAGCAGTTCCTGGACGCCTGCTCGTCTCCTTTAGCCAAGTCCAAGACCTTGCAG GCTCTGTTCCAGCCGGTGCTGGCCACAAATGACTTTCAGATGTTTCGCTCGCTGATGGTGCAGAAGAATGTGGAGCTGCAGCTTCAGGCCCTGCGCGTCATCAAGGAGAGAAACG GATCCCTGCCTGAATGTCTGACCGACGGTACGGATGTGATGAGTGAGCTGGAGCAGCAGGAGCTGCAGATCCTCCAGGAGGTTCTCAA GCGATCGAAAGAGGAGTACGAGGAAGAGATCGCTCGCAGAGAGCACTTAGCGCAGAAGATCGGCTCCACGTCCTCCAGCCCTCGTGAGGCGCCAGTTAGAAACGGCACTGACCCTCAGGCCGCCGCCCACACACCCACCCAGCCAATCACCAGCCGCAGCAAG AAAGAGGACAAGGTGATTTCTGAGCGAAGTTCAGCCAGTACGTCTCCTAAAGCCTCAG ataattgTAGCACAGAGACAAAGTCACTACCAGAAGTCCGGGTCCCGGTTAAGGGTTCTGCACCGCCGCCGATGTCCCGGGAGAAAAATGCCAACCAGGCAGCAGAGAGCTGGTTAGAGGAGGCGCGGAAGGAAGCTGGAATCTCCAAACCTTTCCAA gagctgaCGGTGGCGCAGCAGGAGCAGCTGCAGCAGAGAGCTGAGTATCTGAGACAGCAGAGGGACAAACTGCAGGCGCTGAAGAAAGAGCAGAAAGGAAAATCCGTCGCTGTAGAGGAAACCCCGTCATCGTCCCCGACGCCCGCGCCCACGTCCGCACCCTCCACACAG ACGAGCGCCTCGAAAAGGCTCGGCGGCTCGGCTAGCGCGAACGGATCACAGCCGCAGAGCGCCGGTGCTGCGGCTCAGAAG GAAATCTCAATcgaggagaagaagaagctgCAGAAGAGAAAACACCTGGCTGAGAAACTGAAAGAAGAAGTCATCCGAAAGTAA
- the cfap36 gene encoding cilia- and flagella-associated protein 36 isoform X2, which yields MAEDSEWVVESIAGYLGSPDWLLPLTDFMENKCSVFDDEEENKLSYTEIHQQYKQLVEKLLENYMQEVGISEQQFLDACSSPLAKSKTLQALFQPVLATNDFQMFRSLMVQKNVELQLQALRVIKERNGSLPECLTDGTDVMSELEQQELQILQEVLKRSKEEYEEEIARREHLAQKIGSTSSSPREAPVRNGTDPQAAAHTPTQPITSRSKKEDKVISERSSASTSPKASDNCSTETKSLPEVRVPVKGSAPPPMSREKNANQAAESWLEEARKEAGISKPFQELTVAQQEQLQQRAEYLRQQRDKLQALKKEQKGKSVAVEETPSSSPTPAPTSAPSTQEISIEEKKKLQKRKHLAEKLKEEVIRK from the exons atgGCGGAGGACAGTGAGTGGGTCGTGGAGAGCATCGCCGGCTATCTGGGCAGTCCCGACTGGCTCCTTCCGCTCACTGATTTCATGGAAAACAAATGTTCAG TGTTCGATGATGAGGAGGAAAATAAATTATCGTATACAGAAATCCATCAGCAGTACAAGCAGCTG GTAGAGAAGCTGTTAGAAAACTACATGCAGGAAGTAGGCATTAGTGAACAGCAGTTCCTGGACGCCTGCTCGTCTCCTTTAGCCAAGTCCAAGACCTTGCAG GCTCTGTTCCAGCCGGTGCTGGCCACAAATGACTTTCAGATGTTTCGCTCGCTGATGGTGCAGAAGAATGTGGAGCTGCAGCTTCAGGCCCTGCGCGTCATCAAGGAGAGAAACG GATCCCTGCCTGAATGTCTGACCGACGGTACGGATGTGATGAGTGAGCTGGAGCAGCAGGAGCTGCAGATCCTCCAGGAGGTTCTCAA GCGATCGAAAGAGGAGTACGAGGAAGAGATCGCTCGCAGAGAGCACTTAGCGCAGAAGATCGGCTCCACGTCCTCCAGCCCTCGTGAGGCGCCAGTTAGAAACGGCACTGACCCTCAGGCCGCCGCCCACACACCCACCCAGCCAATCACCAGCCGCAGCAAG AAAGAGGACAAGGTGATTTCTGAGCGAAGTTCAGCCAGTACGTCTCCTAAAGCCTCAG ataattgTAGCACAGAGACAAAGTCACTACCAGAAGTCCGGGTCCCGGTTAAGGGTTCTGCACCGCCGCCGATGTCCCGGGAGAAAAATGCCAACCAGGCAGCAGAGAGCTGGTTAGAGGAGGCGCGGAAGGAAGCTGGAATCTCCAAACCTTTCCAA gagctgaCGGTGGCGCAGCAGGAGCAGCTGCAGCAGAGAGCTGAGTATCTGAGACAGCAGAGGGACAAACTGCAGGCGCTGAAGAAAGAGCAGAAAGGAAAATCCGTCGCTGTAGAGGAAACCCCGTCATCGTCCCCGACGCCCGCGCCCACGTCCGCACCCTCCACACAG GAAATCTCAATcgaggagaagaagaagctgCAGAAGAGAAAACACCTGGCTGAGAAACTGAAAGAAGAAGTCATCCGAAAGTAA